AGGCTTCACGCCACCCCAGTCCGTCACCATCGACTGCTTTAGCTCCTTGAATATCCGCAGGAGGTCCCTTCCGCCCTTGGCCGGCTGGACGACGTCCTGTGGCGGGGACACGGTCTCTTCCCCGAGCAGCTGCCGTGGCAGCCGCGCTGCGCCATCGAGCATCCGCGAGGCCACGTCGGTGCTGCTCGGTAGTGGCATCTTGCCCTCGGCCTGCAGAAACACGCGCAGCTCGTCGCTGGCCCCGATCGCGGGGTGCTCGGCGAGACGCCACAGGTACCTCTCGAGCGCTGCGCGGCGCTGGGCCACGAACTCGTCGCGCTGCATGACCTGGCTCTCGACGGTGTTCTTGTCGGGGCGCGGGGGCACGAAGTGGCCGCGGAACGCTTCCGCGAGCCGGTCGGCGAGGGTGATGAAGTCGCGGAAGCGGCGTCGGacggcgtggcggcggtggtcgcAGCGGCGGGCACTGGTGACGAGGTAGGAGATGTAGGTGGGGGCAGATCCAGGGACGAGGGAGGTAGCAGCAGCCTCGGCCTCGGTCTCCGGGTCGGAGACAGCGATGTGGGCATACTCGGACGCCGCAGCGCGCGCGGATCTcggggaggtggaggaggagacggaggCGGAGCGCGGGGAGGAGGCAGCGACGTCGGCATAGGACGGGGGATcgacgaaggaggaggaggaagcgcgggAGAGGGGGAAGGCGGCAGGGgtgggaggggagggggaCGAGGTGGAGAGGAGGGGGTCGAAGGTGGTGGCCGTGGAGGCGtagtcggaggcggcggctagggGCAGCGTCTCCATgtcgccgtcggcgtcgccggcgggTAGCGACGAGGACATCATGGCAAGGGTACGGCGAGGCGAGCGTGCTAGACTGCTAGTGCAGGAGGATAGGCGAAGACGAAGTTTCGGGTGGTTTGTTGCGGTACCGCTACCTTCGTGGTTACTGGTTAGGTGGCTGAGAGCGTGAGATATGGCCATAGGAGCAACTCTAGCGTATACCCAAAAGAGGACCGAATCAAAAAATAACCGTGTGTTATGGGTTTTGTGGGAAAAAAGCTCATAGTAGATACCGAATAATTGtgtaaataaaaaagaaaagttcaGATTTACTGAATAGGAGCCCTCGAATCTGAACATGCTCGGTCCTGTCTCCCTCCATCTCGGTATCGAAGTGGCCTCGGAAAACGGTTGGCGCAGGAATATTTCAGCCCGCAGTGCCACGATTCTGTCTTTCCCTGTCTTCCCCGAGACGCCGCTCCTGCGATTTTGTGCCGCCACCAATGCAACCGCGCCGCCGGTCGCTATTCCGCTTATCTCCGCCGGTGCCCACACATCTACGCTGTCCGGCCGCTGCCCCGTGAACTCCCGCCACTTGTTCCCCCGAGCTAGGAGCACCAaaaccgccgccgtcgccacaGCCGTTCGCCCGTTGTCCAGGAGCTTCGGAAGGATCCGTCACCGCCTAGCGGCAGAGAGGAGGCAAATTTCGCCAGATCTACAAGGAAATCCTTCACCCCCCACCGGAAAAGGTAAATTTCTCATCGAACTCGTGCCTTTCGATTTGGGGATCTCGTGAATTTTAGGGCTTTGTTGAATTTGCGAATTGCCGAATTCAGATGCAGTCATCAATGTTGTCCATTACCACGCTGCAATTTTCGTCCTCCTCTTTGTCCAACGACTCCTCCGACGAAGAAGTGAGCTACGGTGATCTCGAGAACATTTTGATGATTCTCGCTATGAAAGAGGTGGAAGACAAGGGGCAGCGTAAGAAGAGACGAGGATCAAAGCTTGGTCGTTGCTGCATCCCCCGCAATCGCGTGCTCGGCCATTCCATGTTGATGCAAGATTACTTCGCCGAGGCATGCACCTTCAGGGCACACCTATTCCGTAGGCGCTTCCACATGCATAGGCCTCTATTCGTGAGAATTTTGGAGGCATGCGAAGCAAACTGCTGCTACTTGAACTGTCGAAGAAACGCGGCCGGGCTTCTTGGGTTTAGTGCTTATCAGAAGATTTCCGTAGCCATGCAGGTCATTGCTTATGGCGTCACGGCGGATTACACCGATGAGTATCTTCGCATTGGACAAGATACGACGCTTAAATCTGTCCGCATCTGTCGGAGCTCGAAACTCCGGCACTAGGGATGTCGGACACCCCTTtcttggttcggtggagggcgaaggggatcgccggcgtgagtaaagacacgaagtgtcggcACGagatttacctaggttcgggccactcggaggtgtaataccctacgtcctacttggATTGTATTCACTAGTTTGAGTGCTTACAGGTTGCTAGGGGGTTCCCAGGctttgctacttgtccctctaaggggATACAACAAGTGCcgatggcattggtcctccttttataaacaaggggataccacaagtgccgatgcatgcaacGCGACACGTTAACTAAACGCGTGTCAACACCACAAGTCCTATTCTACTGTTGATCCTCGAtgggcttcatgcagcgcccagggcACTGTTcgtggtaaataaaatgaagtaTATGGTAGCTGCCGTAGCCTTGGTGAGCAAGACTAgacctgccgatgtgactcatgtcggtgcatttaatgcattGTCTCTGCTGTCTTCACTATTCTGCCGACCCCACTTGTAAGCCCGAGCACGGGTAGCCAGGAATCACCCCAGTACCGGTGCCTAGGCCGTTGCGGGGGTAGCGTGCCGTTACCTTGCCAGGATGAGGCGTCCCAGGTAGCTGTTGTGGTGGTTATCTTTCTTATTCTGGATCTTGGCCTCGACATTGTCAATGGTGTCAGAGCTCTCAATCCCTAATGTGATGGTCTTGCCAGCGAGCGTCTTCTCATAACCCCGTTAACTGCTTTCTCGAGGGTGGGCTTCCCGGGTTCACCTTTCCTGGGAAGTCATCCTTGCGGGACCTCTGTCGTTGCAACCAACGCGTCAAGCATCGGTGGGACCCTgtgggccactggtgcgacagtagcctcCGGGCGTGGATCGGCAACCTTGAGTTCCTGGGTTGTGTTGTCCTCGGTCAGTTGCCAGGCTATGCCCTATCCGACGTGTGGGTCCCAAGAGTAAACTAGGAACCCGGCCACGTAGGCCGCTGCCTCGATTCCGTCCGCAAGAGCGGAAGGGTCGGGCGCATGATCTCTGGCCTCACTCCCCACGAATAATAAAGAGCTATGGCCACGTCGCGCATATCGTCTTGATTCCTCCGAAACTTTAGGGCTCTTGATTGTTGATCAtggg
The Brachypodium distachyon strain Bd21 chromosome 2, Brachypodium_distachyon_v3.0, whole genome shotgun sequence genome window above contains:
- the LOC100846202 gene encoding sorting nexin 2B isoform X1, producing MMSSSLPAGDADGDMETLPLAAASDYASTATTFDPLLSTSSPSPPTPAAFPLSRASSSSFVDPPSYADVAASSPRSASVSSSTSPRSARAAASEYAHIAVSDPETEAEAAATSLVPGSAPTYISYLVTSARRCDHRRHAVRRRFRDFITLADRLAEAFRGHFVPPRPDKNTVESQVMQRDEFVAQRRAALERYLWRLAEHPAIGASDELRVFLQAEGKMPLPSSTDVASRMLDGAARLPRQLLGEETVSPPQDVVQPAKGGRDLLRIFKELKQSMVTDWGGVKPPLVEEDKEFLEKKQKLQDWEQQLSSASQQAEALVKAQQDMGETMGALGLAFVKLTKFETEEATYDSQRIRAADSKRIAMAAVKASRTCRDLNTQTVKYLDTLHEHLGIMLSVHTAFSDRASALLTVQTLMSDLASLQSRIEKLEAASSKVFGGDRARLRKVEELRETIRATEDAKCCALREFERIKENNKIELSRLDEERREDFLDMLKGYVRSQAAYAEKIVDGWTMVAEETSGYGRNSDVV
- the LOC100846202 gene encoding sorting nexin 2B isoform X2, whose product is MMSSSLPAGDADGDMETLPLAAASDYASTATTFDPLLSTSSPSPPTPAAFPLSRASSSSFVDPPSYADVAASSPRSASVSSSTSPRSARAAASEYAHIAVSDPETEAEAAATSLVPGSAPTYISYLVTSARRCDHRRHAVRRRFRDFITLADRLAEAFRGHFVPPRPDKNTVESQVMQRDEFVAQRRAALERYLWRLAEHPAIGASDELRVFLQAEGKMPLPSSTDVASRMLDGAARLPRQLLGEETVSPPQDVVQPAKGGRDLLRIFKELKQSMVTDWGGVKPPLVEEDKEFLEKKQKLQDWEQQLSSASQQAEALVKAQQDMGETMGALGLAFVKLTKFETEEATYDSQRIRAADSKRIAMAAVKASRTCRDLNTQTVKYLDTLHEHLGIMLSVHTAFSDRASALLTVQTLMSDLASLQSRIEKLEAASSKVFGGDRARLRKVEELRETIRATEDAKCCALREFERIKVRRRKERRFSGYAERIC